The Meriones unguiculatus strain TT.TT164.6M chromosome 1, Bangor_MerUng_6.1, whole genome shotgun sequence genome has a segment encoding these proteins:
- the LOC132655804 gene encoding LOW QUALITY PROTEIN: uncharacterized protein LOC132655804 (The sequence of the model RefSeq protein was modified relative to this genomic sequence to represent the inferred CDS: inserted 2 bases in 1 codon; substituted 5 bases at 5 genomic stop codons), with protein sequence MVLLPSESDFRRDQPGSRSVRALWYHPQGRPCLIACLVLFVSVLVASLTFLTDDFIMGQTVATPLSLTLDHFSEVKYRAHNLSVEVRKAKWQAFCSSEWPAFQVGWPPEGTFHLDTILAVKTKTLQAEGGHPDQVPYVLTWEDIVRHPPPXVQPFVLPTETQSTTVCAVKEEEKKKVLTSPEADLLLLDLPPPYPPAMAPTPASSLAGSPARPPTTPPEVPLHSPADPAQNERGPAAGTXSYRATQLDSVALPLRAYGFPEGDGQYPLQXWPFSTADLYNWKAHNPPFSENPQALTYLFESVLFSHQPTWDDCQQLLQTLLTTEERGRVLLEARKNVPGADGRPTVLPDEINNGFPLSRPDWDYNTPEGRQHLKVYLQTLMAGLRGAARRPTNLTRVREVVQGPEESPAAYLERLMDAFRRFTPYDPASDKHRATVAVSFIDQSARDIRRKLQKLEGLQDKSLKDLVQVAEKVFYSRETEEEKEERKHKEQEIRERERERDKRQDKKMTKILATVVQESRTERERVPGNRKGPLSKDQCAYCKETRHWRRDCPKRKKKQLNSRATGTRVLTLNNDSDXGGQGSVPLPEPRVTLKVEGKPVHFLVDTGAQHSVLLQDSGAKKKKSWVQGATGCKQYTWTTRKTVDLGVGRVSHSFLVMPDCPYPLLGRDILTKIGAHIYFNPEGPQVTDKRGDPIHVLTIHLEDEYRLFENLKEGKKDIDWWVKKYPEAWAETAGLRKARKQPPVQIELKPQAAPVAVQQYPMSKEAHDGIRPHIQRLLDLGVLKRCQSAWNTPLLPVRKPGSNDYRPVQDLREVNKQVMDLHPTVPNPYNLLSSLPPDRAWYTVLDLKDALFCLQLSPASQDIFAFEWKDPDSGVSGQLTWTRLPQGFKNSPTIFDEALHRDLAHFRATNTQVTLLQYVDDILLAADCQKTCLKATGQLLQELGELGYRASAKKAQICRKQVSYLGYILKEGKRWLSEARKETVFHIPPPQTTKQLREFLGTAGFCRLWIPGFAEMAAPLYALTKGNDSFSWGKDEQAAFNNIKQALMSAPALGLPDVTKPFHLYVAENQGMAKGVLTQKIGPWKRPVAYLSKKLDPVAAGWPTCLRIIAAVAALVKDADKLTLGQDLTVYAPHALESVVRQPPDRWLTNARMTHYQTLLLNNDRITFAPATGLNPATLLPDPGIQPPEHDCLQVLAEEQGWQKDLKDQPLPDAEVTYYTDGSSFLKNKKRKAGAAVVDGYKVIWAQALPEGTSAQRAELIALTQALTLGKDKKINFYTDSRYAFATAHVHGAIYQQRGLLTSAGKEIKNKNKILALLNALLLPTKVSIIHCLGHQKGNSKAAKGNNMADQEAKAAARGSPAPMILITKLPEKEQLKYSEDDLEQIQRKQGTFDANVGAWIDSKGKVILPQEDAKRLIAQMHQWTHLGARKLTEIVLQSPYRILNLTALTEKVTQTCIPCQKVNIGKNFQSSGKRLRGTRPGMHWEVDFTEIKPARYGNKYLLVFVDTFSGWVEAFPTKKETALVVAKKILEDIFPQFGVPKVIGSDNGPAFVAQVSQEVARFLGTNWKLHCAYRPQSSGQVERMNRTLNETLTKLTMETGGDWVVLLPLALFRXSLLNLTPFELLYGVPAPLTLLGDPLDITSGNSDLLSRLKGLQLIQKEIXNKVGSAYAPGSLEVPHQFQVGDLVYVRRHRSQNLEPRWKGPYCILLTTPTAVKVEGIAAWIHASHVKPAPEDSTSDWKIQPSDNPLKLKLVKNVSRG encoded by the exons atggtcctcctcccgtctgagTCTGATTTTCGTAGGGACCAGCCGGGGAGCCGTTCCGTTAGGGCACTGTGGTATCACCcacaagggcgtccttgtctgattgcttgtttggttctttttgtctctgttcttgttgcctctctgacttttctgacGGACGATTTCATTATGGGACAGACGGTGGCTACACCCTTATCTCTCACCCTTGACCACTTCTCAGAAGTGAAATATAGGGCACATAATCTCTCAGTGGAAGTTAGAAAAGCAAAGTGGCAAGCCTTTTGCTCCTCGGAATGGCCTGCTTTTCAGGTTGGATGGCCACCGGAGGGCACCTTTCACCTTGACACGATTCTTGCTGTTAAGACTAAGACTCTCCAAGCGGAGGGGGGCCATCCTGatcaggtaccttatgtcctaacCTGGGAGGATATTGTTCGCCATCCACCCCCCTAGGTGCAAccctttgttctccccacagagACTCAGTCGACAACTGTTTGTGCCgttaaggaagaggagaaaaagaaagtgctcacttCTCCAGAAGCAGACCTCCTCCTTCTTGACCTTCCGCCCCCTTATCCGCCAGCCATGGCCCCTACCCCTGCCAGTTCCCTGGCTGGTTCTCCTGCCAGACCTCCGACC ACACCGCCAGAGGTTCCGCTGCACTCACCAGCTGACCCTGCTCAGAATGAAAggggcccagcagctggaacaTGAAGCTACAGAGCAACCCAGCTGGACTCGGTGGCTCTCCCGTTGAGAGCCTATGGATTTCCAGAGGGGGATGGGCAATACCCCCTTCAGTAATGgcctttttccacagctgatctctacaattggaaggctcacaatccccctttttctgagaacccccaagccttgacttacttgtttgaatctgtccttttctctcaccagcccacttgggatgattgccaacagcttttacagacactcctgactaCTGAGGAAAGGGGACGAGTTCTTTTAGAAGCAAGGAAGAATGTCCCGGGGGCAGATGGGAGGCCTACAGTTCTCCCCGACGAGATTAATAATGGGTTTCCTCTCTCTCGTCCTGattgggattacaatacaccagaGGGTAGGCAGCACTTGAAGGTTTACCTCCAGACTCTAATGGCGGGTCTCCGTGGGGCTGCTCGAAGACCCACCAACTTGACTAGAGTAAGAGAAGTGGTCCAGGGGCCggaggaatctcctgcagcctacttaGAACGGCTGATGGATGCATTCCGCCGGTTTACTCCCTATGACCCTGCTTCAGATAAACACAGGGCAACAGTagctgtatctttcatagatcagtcagctagggatattcgtaggaaacttcagaaattagaaggtctgcaggataagtcattgaaggatttagtgcaagtagcagaaaaagtcttctatagtcgagaaacagaagaagaaaaagaagaaaggaaacataaagaacaggagataagagagagagagagagagagagacaagaggcaggataaaaaaatgactaagattctggccaccgtagttcaggaaagtcgtactgaaagggagagagttcctggcaaccgtaagggccctttgtctaaggaccagtgtgcctactgcaaggagacgagacactggaggagggattgccccaaaaggaagaagaagcagctgaatTCTCGAGCCACAGGGACCAGGGTCCTGACCTTAAACAATGACAGCGATTAGGGAGGACAGGGTTCGGTTCCCCTCCCCGAACCCAGGGTAACCctcaaggtggaggggaagccagtccattttctagtggatactggcgctcagcattcagttctgttgcaagactcaggggctaagaaaaaaaaatcatgggttcaaggggccactggatgtaagcaatatacatggactacccgaaaaacagtggaccttggagtgggccgggtatcccactcgttcttagtcatgcctgactgcccatacccattgctgggacgggatatcctgaccaaaataggagcccacatcTATTTTAACCCAGAAGGCCCACAGGTTACAGATAAAAGAGGGGATCCTATTCACGTGCTTACAATTCACTTGGAAGATGAATACCggctatttgaaaatttaaaagaggggaaaaaagacattgactggtgggtaaaaaaataccctgaggcctgggctgaaacagctggcttaaggaaagcaagaaagcaaccaccagtccagatagagctaaaacctcaggcagccccagttgcagtgcagcagtatccaatgtctaaggaagcccatgatgggattcgccctcatatacagcgactccttgacctaggggttttaaaaaggtgtcaatctgcttggaatactccattactgccggtccggaagcctgggagcaacgattatcggcctgtgcaagacctgagggaagttaacaaacaggttatggacttacatccaacagtccccaacccgtataacctgctgagctcccttccccctgacagagcctggtatactgttctagaccttaaagatgcattattttgtcttcaacttagccctgccagccaagacatttttgcttttgaatggaaagatccTGACTCCGGGGTCTCGGGCCAACTAACATGGACTCGACTTCCCCAAGGATTTAAGaattctcctaccatatttgatgaagccctgcaccgagacctggcacacttccgggccacaaatactcaggtaactcttctccagtacgtggatgacatcttactagctgcagattgtcagaaaacctgtctcaaagccactggccaactgttacaagaattgggcgaactcggctatagagcatcagcaaagaaggcccagatatgccggaaacaggtcagttacctggggtatatactgaaggaaggaaaaagatggttatcggaggctagaaaagagactgtgtttcatattccccctccgcaaactacaaaacaactgagggaatttcttggtacagcggggttttgccgattatggattcctgggttcgctgaaatggcagcccctctgtatgcccttacaaagggcaatgactctttttcctggggaaaagatgaacaggctgcatttaataatattaaacaggctttaatgtcggctccagccttgggacttcctgatgtcactaaaccttttcatctctatgtggccgagaaccagggaatggctaaaggggtgttaactcaaaagattggaccctggaagagaccggtagcttatctatctaaaaagcttgatccagtagcagcaggatggccgacctgccttcggataatagcagcagtcgccgcattggtaaaggatgctgacaagctgaccttgggacaagatcttactgtttatgcccctcatgcccttgagagtgttgtcagacagccacctgatcgctggctcacaAATGCACGCATGACTCATTATCAaactttgcttttgaataatgacaggattacttttgccccagcaacggggctaaaccctgccaccctgttaccagatccagggattcagcccccagagcatgaTTGCTTGCAGGTGTTGGCAGAAGAACAGGGATGGCAAAAGGACTTAAAGGACCAGCCTctgccagatgctgaggtgacatattacacagatgggagtagctttttaaaaaataaaaaaagaaaagcaggagcagcggtggtggatggatacaaggtaatatgggcccaagcgctgcctgaaggcacctctgctcaacgagcagaactaattgccttaactcaagcattaactttggggaaagacaaaaagataaacttctacactgacagcaggtatgcctttgctacggcccatgtgcacggggccatctaccaGCAGAGAGGCCTATTGACGTCAGccggtaaagaaattaaaaataaaaataaaatcttggccttgctcaatgccttactactgcccaccaaggtaagcataattcactgcctgggacatcaaaagggaaattccaaggcagcaaagggaaataacatggctgatcaggaggctaaagcagctgctagaggaagtccTGCTCCAATGATATTAATTACTAAATTGCCAGAGAAGGAACAGCTAAAATACTCGGAGGATGAcctggagcaaatacagagaaaacaagggacatttgatgctaatgtgggagcatggattgactccaaaggtaaggtcattttgccacaggaagatgctaagagactaatagcacaaatgcatcaatggactcatttaggggcaagaaaattgactgaaattgttctccaatctccttaccgaatactaaacctcactgctctaaccgaaaaagtgactcagacatgtatcccttgccaaaaggtaaacatagggaagaatttccaaagctCGGGAAAACGGTTAaggggaactagacctggaatgcattgggaagtggactttACCGAGATCAAGCCGGCcaggtatggaaataaatatcttctagtctttgtagataccttctcaggatgggtggaagcttttcccaccaagaaagagactgctctggttgtagccaagaagattttagaagacatttttccccagtttggagttccaaaggtaatcgggtcagacaatgggccggccttcgttgctcaggtaagtcaggaggtggccagatttttggggactaattggaaattacattgtgcatatagaccccaaagttcaggacaggtagaaagaatgaatagaactctaaacgagacccttactaaattgaccatggagactggcggtgactgggtggtactcctccctctggctctttttag TTCCTTGTTGAATCTCACGCCTTTTGAACTATTGTatggagttcctgctcccttgactctcctgggagaccctcttgacataactagtggtaactctgacttgttgtccaggttaaagggactgcagcttattcaaaaagaaatctaaaacaaggttggcagtgcatatgcgccaggatccttagaggtgccacatcagttccaagttggagacttggtttatgTTCGGCGACACCGTAGTCAAAATTTGGAACCCCGGTGGAAAGGTCCTTACTGCAttctgctcaccaccccaacagCTGTGAAGGTAGAAGGCATTGCTGCTTGGATCCACGCATCACACGTCAAACCCGCTCCAGAGGACTCCACttctgactggaaaatccagcccagtgacaatcccttaaaacttaaacttgttaagaatgttagccgtgggtga